One genomic window of Sulfuricella sp. includes the following:
- a CDS encoding DUF2442 domain-containing protein, giving the protein MSSETITETYQAAGVIPAAPWRLRALGVLPEWQLAVTFNDGLTGIDDVSALVNGPDAGVFEELRAPAFFGKAYLDCGAITWPNGADLASDEMYKEIRRKGIYRIPD; this is encoded by the coding sequence ATGTCGAGCGAAACAATTACCGAAACCTATCAAGCCGCAGGAGTAATTCCCGCCGCGCCATGGCGGCTGCGAGCGCTTGGCGTGCTTCCTGAGTGGCAACTGGCGGTCACGTTCAACGACGGATTGACCGGTATCGATGATGTTTCCGCGCTGGTCAATGGGCCGGATGCGGGTGTATTCGAGGAACTGCGCGCGCCCGCATTCTTTGGCAAAGCCTACCTTGATTGCGGGGCGATCACGTGGCCCAATGGGGCTGACCTGGCGTCTGATGAGATGTACAAGGAAATTCGTCGTAAAGGAATTTACCGTATTCCGGATTGA
- a CDS encoding BrnT family toxin, producing MLKFEWDAAKSESNKLKHGVSFEEAATVFGDPLAYTFEDPDHSAAEERMLTFGVSHKGQLLVVVHTKRKRAVRIISARKATKHERGIYEHG from the coding sequence ATGCTGAAATTCGAGTGGGACGCCGCAAAATCGGAATCAAACAAGTTGAAACACGGCGTGTCTTTCGAAGAGGCAGCCACGGTTTTTGGCGATCCGCTGGCCTACACATTCGAAGACCCTGACCATTCCGCTGCGGAAGAACGCATGCTGACTTTCGGAGTCTCACACAAAGGGCAGCTTCTGGTGGTGGTTCATACAAAACGCAAGCGTGCCGTCAGGATTATCAGTGCCCGAAAAGCAACAAAACATGAGCGAGGAATTTATGAACACGGATAG